One Opitutus sp. ER46 genomic region harbors:
- a CDS encoding cyclase family protein, translated as MLLDLSQPLYDAAPNCPVHVPVSFRRTADHPQDGWRMEEIAMATHTGSHLDAPLHKIAGGKSIDQMPLETFVGPAWIVDLRGIAANAPISAALLAPKLPRVSPGDIVLLATGWGDKRAKTPEWLHHSPFLAPDAARWVVEHRIRGVGIDHYSIGGSGPQNEETHTVLLGAGVWVVEDLHFPPAAFALPAPVKFWALPLNWPGCSGAFCRPVLELAPAPSA; from the coding sequence ATGCTCCTCGACCTCTCCCAGCCGCTCTATGATGCCGCGCCGAACTGCCCGGTGCATGTGCCGGTCTCGTTCCGGCGCACCGCCGATCATCCGCAGGACGGCTGGCGCATGGAGGAGATCGCCATGGCCACGCACACCGGCAGTCACCTCGACGCGCCGCTGCACAAGATCGCGGGGGGCAAGTCCATCGACCAGATGCCGCTCGAAACCTTCGTGGGGCCGGCCTGGATCGTCGACCTGCGCGGCATCGCGGCCAACGCCCCCATTTCCGCCGCCCTGCTCGCGCCGAAGCTGCCGCGCGTCTCGCCCGGCGACATCGTGCTGCTCGCGACCGGCTGGGGCGACAAGCGCGCCAAGACGCCCGAATGGCTGCACCACTCACCATTCCTTGCCCCCGATGCCGCGCGCTGGGTCGTCGAACACCGGATACGCGGCGTGGGGATCGACCATTACTCCATCGGGGGCAGCGGCCCGCAGAACGAGGAGACCCACACCGTCCTCCTCGGCGCCGGCGTGTGGGTCGTCGAGGATCTCCATTTCCCGCCCGCCGCCTTTGCTTTGCCCGCCCCGGTCAAGTTCTGGGCCCTTCCGCTAAACTGGCCCGGCTGCTCCGGCGCCTTCTGCCGCCCCGTGCTCGAGCTCGCCCCAGCCCCCAGCGCCTAG
- a CDS encoding TonB family protein produces the protein MKPRRLPVVLALCATLLSPALRAQDAFVTSPVWYSADPAPDEMPAPKAPFILEYPAKALGTTVPGYTIVRRELTADGKSTGTSVVAATHGAFGDAAGERLSEWQFSPARRAGKKVGGNIWFAVIFNPVSAVENAPTATPRLLSVTPAFPRVHPTAGNEPQAQVAVTLAVDPNGSVTTVKLPDNVEDEAATVIEQAVKSWRFAPARNNGTPIPAELKMKVVCLPPPSAPWALTTPAKPLTRMPPRYPAAMRRYGFEGTVTVDFVVSESGKVERATVRSSTNPAFNRPALAAVREWTFRPAERAGKAVKSRIRVPIQFTLNRGREAFVIPVIKDQSKLPPEFRYDTAPKLRNVQLPVYPYALRLGRTEGSATVVALIDARGTVTDVKVVAASVPEFGLATAAALERFDFEPARLNGKPVPHMLKFEQAFNRDEYRDEDTDALLKLEKNRPERIVSPEALDEPLKQISRSGPKRPVTAELANQEGEAVVEFLVDEEGHVFLPRIVSATAPSFGYAGVQAVSAWWYEPPKSKGKPVVVRTQATFKFKPAKAEK, from the coding sequence ATGAAGCCTCGTCGCCTCCCCGTTGTCCTCGCGCTCTGCGCCACGCTGCTCAGCCCCGCCCTCCGCGCCCAAGACGCTTTCGTCACCAGTCCCGTCTGGTACAGTGCCGACCCGGCGCCCGACGAGATGCCGGCGCCCAAGGCCCCCTTCATTCTGGAGTACCCGGCCAAGGCACTCGGAACCACCGTACCGGGCTACACGATCGTGCGCCGTGAGCTCACGGCCGATGGCAAAAGCACCGGCACCTCCGTCGTGGCCGCGACCCATGGCGCGTTTGGCGACGCCGCCGGCGAACGGCTGTCCGAGTGGCAGTTCTCACCCGCCCGGCGCGCCGGGAAAAAGGTGGGCGGCAACATCTGGTTCGCGGTCATCTTCAACCCCGTTTCCGCGGTCGAAAATGCTCCCACCGCCACCCCCCGGCTCCTGAGTGTCACCCCGGCGTTTCCGCGGGTACACCCGACCGCCGGCAACGAACCCCAGGCGCAGGTCGCCGTCACCCTCGCCGTCGACCCCAACGGCAGCGTCACGACGGTGAAGTTGCCGGACAACGTCGAGGACGAGGCCGCCACCGTGATTGAACAGGCGGTGAAGTCCTGGCGGTTTGCCCCCGCGCGCAACAATGGCACGCCCATCCCCGCCGAGCTGAAAATGAAGGTTGTCTGCCTGCCGCCGCCCAGCGCGCCGTGGGCACTGACCACCCCGGCCAAGCCGCTGACCCGTATGCCGCCAAGATATCCCGCCGCGATGCGCCGGTACGGCTTCGAAGGGACGGTCACCGTCGATTTCGTGGTGAGCGAGTCTGGCAAGGTCGAACGCGCCACCGTTCGCTCCTCCACCAATCCCGCCTTCAACCGACCTGCGCTGGCCGCGGTACGTGAGTGGACATTCCGGCCCGCCGAGCGCGCAGGGAAAGCGGTCAAGTCACGCATCCGGGTCCCCATTCAGTTCACCCTTAATCGCGGCCGGGAGGCCTTCGTTATTCCGGTCATCAAGGACCAGTCGAAGCTGCCGCCGGAATTCCGCTACGACACGGCCCCAAAGCTCCGCAACGTGCAGCTTCCGGTGTATCCCTATGCACTCCGTCTCGGCCGCACCGAGGGCAGCGCGACGGTCGTTGCGCTCATCGACGCGCGCGGCACGGTCACCGACGTAAAGGTCGTTGCGGCCAGTGTCCCCGAGTTCGGGCTGGCCACGGCGGCGGCCCTCGAGCGGTTCGACTTCGAGCCCGCGCGCCTGAACGGCAAACCGGTCCCGCACATGCTGAAGTTCGAGCAGGCGTTCAACCGTGATGAGTACCGCGACGAGGACACCGATGCCCTCCTCAAGCTCGAGAAGAACCGGCCCGAGCGCATCGTGTCCCCGGAGGCGCTCGACGAGCCGCTGAAGCAAATTTCCCGCTCGGGCCCGAAACGGCCGGTGACCGCGGAACTCGCCAATCAGGAAGGCGAGGCCGTCGTGGAGTTTCTCGTCGACGAGGAGGGCCACGTCTTCCTGCCGCGCATCGTCAGCGCCACCGCCCCGTCGTTCGGCTACGCCGGCGTGCAGGCCGTGAGCGCCTGGTGGTACGAGCCGCCCAAGAGCAAGGGAAAGCCTGTCGTCGTCCGCACCCAAGCCACCTTCAAATTCAAGCCGGCCAAGGCGGAAAAATGA